AGGTCGGCGTACTCGGGCTTGCTGCGCCGCACCCCGTAGCCGCTGGCCACCTTCACCCGCACGTCGCCGTACCGGGTCGCGACGGTCTGCTCGACGCGGTCGAGGGTATGACGGTGGCACAGATGCTCGCGCACCCCGATGGTGGTGGTGTGCCGGAAGATGGCGCGCACCACCTCCTCAGCGGCTGCCGGTGGACACAGGCAGGTCAGCAGCACGCCCGGGCGTCCCTTCTTCATGCTCACCGCGGTGGTGAAGACCTCGACCGCGCCGGCGGCGAAGATCTGCTGCTGGGCATAGCCGATGGCTTCACCGGTCATGTCGTCCAGATTGCAGCTCAGCTCGATGACGTCGTCGCCCGAGCCGGTCTCCGCGAGCTCGCCGAGCAGTGCGCGGACGCAGTTCGCGGCCTCGAAATCCTTGGAACCCATGCCGTATCCGGCCGCCGTCACAGTCATCGCCGGCAGCGCGGGGACGAATTCGTCCACGAAGTGTTTGAGCAGGGCGGCGCCGGTAGGCGTACACAGTTCGCCGCGGATCGTCCCGCCGTATACCGGGATGCCGCGGAGCAGTCGCTCGGTCGCCGGCGCCGGCACCGGGACGATGCCGTGCGCGCAACGTACCTTGCCGCTGCCCACATGTACCGGGGACGCCAGCACTCGCTGCGGAGCCAGCCAGCTCATAAGTAGACAGGCGCCGACGATGTCCGCGATGGCATCAGCCTCCCCGACCTCATGGAAGTGCACCTGATCGACCGGCAGACCGTGCACGGCGGATTCGGCTGCGGCCAGCTGCGAGTAGACCGCGATCGCGTCGGCGCGGGCCTGTTCGGGGATGTCCAGCCCGTTCACGACCTCGACGACCTGCGGGAAACTGATGTGCGAATGGGTGTGCCCGCGTGCACCCTCATGATCCTCGTGCCCGTGCGGATCGTGGGGATGATGGTGGTCATGCGACGTGCCGTGATCGTGAGCGTCGCCATGGTGGTGGTGTTCACCACCCTCGCCATGGTGATGCTCATTGCCGGCAGACGCGTCGGGGTGATCGTCGACGTCCACACTGTGCTCGCTGACCCCGTGCACACTGACGTTGATATGAGTGCCGGTGATGCCGCACTTGACGCTCGATTCGGCGGTGACGCTCACTCCGGGCAACCCGAGACCGTTCATGACCTGCAGGAATTCGGCGCGGCGCTGCGGCAACAGCTCCAGCAGGGCCGCGGTCAGCATGTCGCCGGCCGCGCCCATCCCGAGGTCCAGGTAGAGCGTCGTCACTTGGCCACCCCCATGTGGTTGATCATGCTGGCCAGATAGCCGGCGCCGAATCCGTTGTCGATGTTGACCACGCTGACCCCGCTCGCGCACGAGTTCAGCATGCTGAGCAGTGCCGCCAACCCCGAATAGGAGGCACCGTAGCCGACACTGGTTGGCACC
The Brooklawnia propionicigenes DNA segment above includes these coding regions:
- the larC gene encoding nickel pincer cofactor biosynthesis protein LarC, whose amino-acid sequence is MTTLYLDLGMGAAGDMLTAALLELLPQRRAEFLQVMNGLGLPGVSVTAESSVKCGITGTHINVSVHGVSEHSVDVDDHPDASAGNEHHHGEGGEHHHHGDAHDHGTSHDHHHPHDPHGHEDHEGARGHTHSHISFPQVVEVVNGLDIPEQARADAIAVYSQLAAAESAVHGLPVDQVHFHEVGEADAIADIVGACLLMSWLAPQRVLASPVHVGSGKVRCAHGIVPVPAPATERLLRGIPVYGGTIRGELCTPTGAALLKHFVDEFVPALPAMTVTAAGYGMGSKDFEAANCVRALLGELAETGSGDDVIELSCNLDDMTGEAIGYAQQQIFAAGAVEVFTTAVSMKKGRPGVLLTCLCPPAAAEEVVRAIFRHTTTIGVREHLCHRHTLDRVEQTVATRYGDVRVKVASGYGVRRSKPEYADLVTIAEREGISLDQAAGAVIDARSDQGQ